The following are encoded together in the Kwoniella europaea PYCC6329 chromosome 1, complete sequence genome:
- a CDS encoding aspartate-semialdehyde dehydrogenase yields the protein MSSGERKQIKVGILGATGTVGQRFIQLLSTHPYFVIHALGASSRSAGQRYGKVTKWKLNTPIPKEIGNMVVQECKPDAEGFKECGVVFSGLDADVAGEIEEAFRSANLIVFSNAKNYRRDPLCPLIVPLVNPSHLSIIPHQKKTLGLEKGYIVTNANCSTTGLVVPLAALEKAFGPLETVMVTTLQAISGAGYPGVSSLDILDNVVPHIGGEEEKIEWETNKILGGLNSDNTQFDLHSNESVKAINVSATTTRVPVIDGHTGVVSVKFSKSPAPSMEEIDRAFREFRCEAQELNVPSAPPQAIVVHDAPDRPQPRLDRDLHNGACVSVGRVRPCPVLDVKFVCLIDNVRLGAATSSIMNAEIAVEKGLIV from the exons ATGTCATCAGGCGAAAGGAAACAAATCAAAGTTGGTATCTTGGGTGCTACCGGTACCGTAGGTCAGCG ATTCATTCAACTCCTTTCCACCCACCCATACTTCGTCATCCACGCTCTCGGAGCTTCCTCCCGATCAGCAGGACAAAGATATGGCAAAGTCACCAAATGGAAGCTGAACACCCCCATTCCCAAAGAAATCGGTAACATGGTCGTACAGGAATGTAAACCCGATGCTGAGGGATTCAAGGAGTGTGGAGTGGTCTTCAGTGGGCTGGATGCGGATGTAGCTGGAGAGATCG AGGAAGCATTCCGTTCAGCCAACCTTATCGTCTTCTCCAACGCCAAGAACTACCGACGAGATCCCCTCTGTCCCCTTATAGTTCCCCTCGTCAACCCTTCTCATCTGTCCATCATCCCCCACCAGAAGAAAACTCTAGGTTTAGAAAAAGGATACATAGTCACCAATGCCAACTGTTCTACTACCGGATTGGTCGTTCCCTTAGCAGCTTTAGAGAAGGCTTTTGGACCATTGGAAACAGTCATGGTCACTACCCTCCAGGCAATTTCCGGTGCAGGTTATCCCGGTGTATCATCTCTGGACATATTGGATAATGTCGTTCCCCACATAGGAGGGGAGGAAGAAAAAATCGAATGGGAGACAAACAAGATCTTGGGTGGACTCAATTCAGATAATACACAATTTGATTTACATTCTAACGAATCGGTAAAAGCTATAAATGTTTCGGCTACTACTACCAGAGTACCAGTTATAGATGGACATACAGGTGTTGTATCTGTGAAATTCAGCAAATCCCCCGCGCCatcgatggaagagattgatagagCATTTAGGGAATTCAGATGTGAAGCTCAAGAGCTCAACGTTCCCTCAGCACCACCTCAGGCTATCGTCGTGCACGATGCACCTGACCGACCTCAACCTCGATTAGATCGAGATTTGCATAATGGTGCGTGTGTAAGCGTAGGAAGAGTTAGACCTTGTCCTGTGTTGGATGTGAAATTCGTTTGTTTGATAGATAATGTTAGGTTGGGAGCGGCTACTAGTAGTATCATGAATGCTGAGATTGCCGTGGAGAAGGGTTTGATTGTTTAG